Proteins encoded together in one Nostoc sp. PCC 7524 window:
- the dnaN gene encoding DNA polymerase III subunit beta, whose amino-acid sequence MKLVCSQSDLSSNLSLVSRAVPSRPTHPVLANVLLQADAQTNQVSLTAFDLSLGLRTSFNAEVWQGGAIALPAKLLVDITSRLPEGEITLDDESADSKATGEGLVVTLTPKTGQYQLRAMGAEEFPELPLIENTEAINITATALIEGLRGSLFATSGDETKQVLTGVHLTVKQDALEFAATDGHRLAVVETSNEQPVEDTEQQLEVTVPARALRELERMLAHNAASDEPIALYLDQGQVVFSWRNQRLTSRTLEGQYPAYRQLIPRQFERQVTVERRQFLSTLERIAVLADQKNNIVKLTIDSDAQELTLSCEAQEMGSGRESMSAQISGTNIDIAFNVKYLMEGLKALPSSEIQMHLNQELTPVIFTPLGGLKMTYLAMPIQLRN is encoded by the coding sequence ATGAAATTAGTTTGCTCCCAAAGCGACCTCAGTAGCAATCTCTCCCTTGTCAGTCGTGCTGTACCGTCACGGCCGACTCATCCCGTACTTGCCAATGTGCTACTACAAGCAGATGCTCAAACTAACCAGGTAAGCTTAACAGCCTTTGATCTCAGTTTGGGTCTTCGCACCAGCTTTAATGCGGAAGTTTGGCAAGGAGGAGCGATCGCACTTCCTGCTAAGTTACTTGTAGATATCACCTCTCGTCTACCAGAGGGAGAAATTACCCTAGATGATGAATCGGCAGATAGCAAAGCCACAGGAGAGGGTTTAGTTGTTACCCTCACACCCAAAACTGGACAATATCAGTTACGCGCTATGGGTGCGGAAGAGTTTCCCGAATTACCTTTAATTGAAAACACCGAAGCCATCAATATCACCGCCACAGCATTAATTGAAGGCTTGCGGGGTTCATTATTTGCTACCAGTGGGGATGAAACAAAGCAAGTCCTCACAGGAGTTCATCTCACAGTGAAACAAGACGCATTGGAATTTGCTGCTACTGATGGACATCGCCTCGCAGTGGTAGAAACCAGCAACGAGCAGCCTGTGGAAGATACTGAGCAACAACTAGAGGTGACAGTACCAGCTAGAGCATTAAGAGAACTAGAACGGATGTTAGCTCATAATGCTGCTTCCGATGAACCCATAGCCCTATATTTAGATCAAGGTCAAGTTGTGTTCTCATGGCGTAATCAACGCCTCACCAGTCGGACATTAGAAGGCCAATACCCAGCTTATCGGCAACTTATTCCTCGCCAATTTGAACGACAAGTAACAGTTGAGCGCCGACAATTTTTAAGTACATTAGAGCGAATTGCCGTATTAGCTGATCAAAAAAATAATATTGTTAAACTCACAATTGATAGTGATGCTCAAGAACTTACCTTATCTTGTGAAGCTCAAGAAATGGGTAGTGGCAGAGAGTCTATGTCTGCTCAAATTTCTGGCACAAATATAGACATTGCCTTTAACGTCAAGTATTTAATGGAAGGCTTGAAAGCTTTGCCATCCTCAGAAATTCAAATGCACCTGAATCAAGAACTGACTCCAGTGATTTTTACACCCTTGGGTGGTTTAAAGATGACTTATCTAGCCATGCCAATCCAATTGAGAAATTAA